One genomic segment of Erythrolamprus reginae isolate rEryReg1 chromosome 2, rEryReg1.hap1, whole genome shotgun sequence includes these proteins:
- the SRSF2 gene encoding serine/arginine-rich splicing factor 2, whose product MSYGRPPPDVEGMTSLKVDNLTYRTSPDTLRRVFEKYGRVGDVYIPRDRYTKESRGFAFVRFHDKRDAEDAMDAMDGAVLDGRELRVQMARYGRPPDSHHSRRGPPPRRYGSGGYGRRSRSPRRRRRSRSRSRSRSRSRSRSRYSRSKSRSRTRSRSRSTSKSRSARRSKSKSSSVSRSRSRSRSRSKSRSPPPVSQRESRSRSHSPPKSPEEEGAVSS is encoded by the exons ATGAGTTACGGCCGACCGCCGCCAGACGTAGAAGGCATGACCTCTCTCAAGGTGGACAACCTGACATACCGCACTTCTCCGGACACACTCCGCCGCGTGTTCGAGAAGTACGGCCGCGTGGGGGATGTCTACATTCCCCGCGATCGCTACACCAAGGAGAGTCGCGGATTCGCTTTCGTGCGTTTCCACGACAAGCGCGACGCGGAGGACGCAATGGACGCCATGGACGGAGCTGTGCTCGATGGCCGCGAATTGCGGGTCCAGATGGCCCGTTACGGCCGGCCTCCAGATTCGCACCACAGCCGTCGTGGCCCCCCTCCGCGCCGGTATGGAAGCGGCGGTTATGGACGTCGCAGCAGAAG TCCCAGGAGGAGGCGTCGCAGCCGATCCCGAAGCAGGAGCCGATCGCGATCTCGTAGCAGATCGCGCTACAGCCGTTCCAAATCGAGGTCTCGCACGCGATCCCGATCTCGTTCCACTTCGAAGTCCAGGTCGGCCAGGAGGTCCAAGTCCAAGTCTTCATCGGTGTCCAGATCTCGTTCCCGATCAAGATCCAGGTCCAAATCTAGAAGCCCTCCACCTGTCTCGCAGAGGGAATCGAGATCCCGTTCTCACAGCCCTCCTAAATCTCCTGAAGAAGAAGGTGCTGTGTCATCTTAA
- the METTL23 gene encoding histone-arginine methyltransferase METTL23 isoform X1, whose amino-acid sequence MCDIASKLTVKEYRFGNDQEKGDGDDLPRELVVLIPEVLDPQYGMYVWPCAVVLAQYIWFHRQLVCGKRILEIGAGVSLPGIVAAKCGAQVILSDNAEFSECLGNCRRSCQMNHLSEICVIGLTWGHVSPCLLTLDPVDLILGADVFFEPEDFEDVVSTVHYLMERNPHTQFWTTYQVRSANWSIEGLLYKWEMESTYVPLQSFEANKEQLAGSSLPGMHTIQMMVISKKKIKD is encoded by the exons ATGTGCGACATAGCATCAAAGTTGACTGTGAAGGAATACCGGTTTGGAAATGATCAGGAAAAAGGAGATGGGGATGATCTGCCCCGGGAGTTGGTGGTGCTGATTCCTGAG GTGCTTGATCCTCagtatggtatgtatgtttggcctTGTGCGGTGGTTTTGGCCCAGTACATCTGGTTTCATAGACAACTTGTCTGTGGCAAAAGAATACTCGAG ATTGGAGCAGGTGTGAGCCTACCTGGAATAGTGGCAGCAAAATGTGGAGCGCAAGTAATATTATCAGATAATGCGGAATTCTCTGAGTGTTTGGGCAATTGCCGAAGAAGCTGTCAGATGAATCATCTCTCTGAGATATGTGTCATAGGACTTACCTGGGGTCATGTATCACCCTGTCTATTGACCTTAGACCCAGTTGACCTTATTTTGGGAGCTGATGTATTTTTTGAACCAGAAG actttgaaGATGTAGTAAGCACAGTGCACTATTTAATGGAAAGGAACCCTCATACCCAGTTTTGGACAACTTACCAAGTCAGAAG TGCCAACTGGTCTATTGAAGGATTACTATATAAATGGGAGATGGAAAGCACATATGTGCCATTGCAGTCATTTGAAGCCAACAAGGAACAACTCGCAGGATCTTCTCTTCCAGGGATGCACACTATTCAAATGATGGttatcagtaaaaaaaaaataaaggactgA
- the METTL23 gene encoding histone-arginine methyltransferase METTL23 isoform X2 — protein MVCMFGLVRWFWPSTSGFIDNLSVAKEYSRVYSVQIGAGVSLPGIVAAKCGAQVILSDNAEFSECLGNCRRSCQMNHLSEICVIGLTWGHVSPCLLTLDPVDLILGADVFFEPEDFEDVVSTVHYLMERNPHTQFWTTYQVRSANWSIEGLLYKWEMESTYVPLQSFEANKEQLAGSSLPGMHTIQMMVISKKKIKD, from the exons atggtatgtatgtttggcctTGTGCGGTGGTTTTGGCCCAGTACATCTGGTTTCATAGACAACTTGTCTGTGGCAAAAGAATACTCGAG GGTTTATTCTGTTCAGATTGGAGCAGGTGTGAGCCTACCTGGAATAGTGGCAGCAAAATGTGGAGCGCAAGTAATATTATCAGATAATGCGGAATTCTCTGAGTGTTTGGGCAATTGCCGAAGAAGCTGTCAGATGAATCATCTCTCTGAGATATGTGTCATAGGACTTACCTGGGGTCATGTATCACCCTGTCTATTGACCTTAGACCCAGTTGACCTTATTTTGGGAGCTGATGTATTTTTTGAACCAGAAG actttgaaGATGTAGTAAGCACAGTGCACTATTTAATGGAAAGGAACCCTCATACCCAGTTTTGGACAACTTACCAAGTCAGAAG TGCCAACTGGTCTATTGAAGGATTACTATATAAATGGGAGATGGAAAGCACATATGTGCCATTGCAGTCATTTGAAGCCAACAAGGAACAACTCGCAGGATCTTCTCTTCCAGGGATGCACACTATTCAAATGATGGttatcagtaaaaaaaaaataaaggactgA